The following are encoded together in the Phaseolus vulgaris cultivar G19833 chromosome 9, P. vulgaris v2.0, whole genome shotgun sequence genome:
- the LOC137822741 gene encoding VAN3-binding protein isoform X2, translating into MSPRASNSKCSVHQLENIDENAPADWTASSCPPPDTPTESMEFLARSWSLSAMELSKALHNTDITISTSIDMPLSCPSGHQFDTKSSTASKDLSNCCYPPISPGDSSGKKDLLLLHQALSTEFLSGQNLLRNGLYRSLLRGRTMGRWLKDQKERKKQEIRTHNAHLHAAVSVAGVAAAIAAVAASTTSPELPCANQKTPAPLATAAIASAAALVASHCIEIAEDMGAEHDQILTVVNSAINAKTNGDIMTLTAGAATALRGAATLKARLQKGPGATGIPLVEEKCDESKEANILTALDYVFKGGELLKRTRKGDLHWKQVSFNINSNLQVVVKMKSKHMAGTFTKKKKYIVTGVCNDIPAWPGREREDINEKRAYFGIKTTDRTIAFECGSKGDKQFWLEGIQYMLNCRVKVTL; encoded by the exons A TGAGCCCGAGAGCGTCTAACTCAAAATGCTCAGTCCATCAACTGGAGAACATAGATGAAAATGCTCCTGCAGATTGGACTGCATCATCCTGTCCCCCACCTGATACTCCAACTGAGTCTATGGAGTTCCTTGCTAGATCATGGAGTCTTTCAGCCATGGAACTCTCTAAAGCATTGCACAACACCGACATTACGATCTCCACCAGTATAGATATGCCACTTTCTTGCCCTTCAGGTCACCAATTTGATACCAAGAGTTCCACTGCTTCAAAGGAT TTATCTAACTGTTGTTATCCTCCAATTTCACCAGGAGACAGTAGCGGAAAGAAG GATTTACTTTTACTCCATCAAGCACTCAGTACAGAATTCCTTTCCGGTCAAAACTTGCTCAGAAATGGG CTTTACAGGAGCTTGCTAAGAGGGAGGACAATGGGTAGGTGGTTGAAAGATCAAAAGGAGAGGAAAAAGCAGGAAATTAGGACCCATAACGCTCATTTGCATGCTGCAGTATCTGTGGCTGGTGTTGCTGCTGCTATTGCAGCGGTTGCagcatcaacaacatcaccTGAATTGCCTTGTGCCAACCAAAAGACCCCCGCTCCCCTGGCTACTGCTGCAATTGCATCTGCAGCAGCTTTAGTAGCCTCTCACTGCATTGAGATTGCCGAAGATATGGGAGCTGAACATGACCAAATCTTAACAGTAGTCAACTCCGCCATTAATGCAAAAACCAATGGAGATATAATGACTTTAACCGCCGGAGCAGCCACTG CCTTGCGAGGAGCTGCTACTCTAAAGGCAAGGCTGCAAAAGGGGCCTGGAGCAACTGGCATTCCTCTAGTTGAGGAAAAGTGTGACGAAAGCAAAGAAGCAAACATCTTGACAGCACTGGACTATGTTTTTAAAGGAGGAGAACTTCTCAAACGTACAAGAAAAG GAGATCTTCACTGGAAGCAAGTCTCTTTcaatataaattcaaatttgCAG GTTGTAGTCAAAATGAAAAGCAAGCATATGGCAGGAACATTCACAAAAAAGAAGAAAT ATATAGTGACCGGCGTTTGCAATGATATCCCAGCATGGCCTGGACGGGAGAGGGAAGACATCAATGAAAAGAGGGcatattttggaataaaaaCAACAGACAGGACCATAGCATTTGAATGTGGAAGTAAAGGAGACAAACAGTTCTGGCTTGAGGGTATCCAGTATATGTTGAATTGCCGTGTCAaagtaacattataa
- the LOC137822741 gene encoding VAN3-binding protein isoform X1 — protein MKAPNSFSISVSPRASNSKCSVHQLENIDENAPADWTASSCPPPDTPTESMEFLARSWSLSAMELSKALHNTDITISTSIDMPLSCPSGHQFDTKSSTASKDLSNCCYPPISPGDSSGKKDLLLLHQALSTEFLSGQNLLRNGLYRSLLRGRTMGRWLKDQKERKKQEIRTHNAHLHAAVSVAGVAAAIAAVAASTTSPELPCANQKTPAPLATAAIASAAALVASHCIEIAEDMGAEHDQILTVVNSAINAKTNGDIMTLTAGAATALRGAATLKARLQKGPGATGIPLVEEKCDESKEANILTALDYVFKGGELLKRTRKGDLHWKQVSFNINSNLQVVVKMKSKHMAGTFTKKKKYIVTGVCNDIPAWPGREREDINEKRAYFGIKTTDRTIAFECGSKGDKQFWLEGIQYMLNCRVKVTL, from the exons ATGAAAGCACCTAACTCCTTTTCTATTTCAGTGAGCCCGAGAGCGTCTAACTCAAAATGCTCAGTCCATCAACTGGAGAACATAGATGAAAATGCTCCTGCAGATTGGACTGCATCATCCTGTCCCCCACCTGATACTCCAACTGAGTCTATGGAGTTCCTTGCTAGATCATGGAGTCTTTCAGCCATGGAACTCTCTAAAGCATTGCACAACACCGACATTACGATCTCCACCAGTATAGATATGCCACTTTCTTGCCCTTCAGGTCACCAATTTGATACCAAGAGTTCCACTGCTTCAAAGGAT TTATCTAACTGTTGTTATCCTCCAATTTCACCAGGAGACAGTAGCGGAAAGAAG GATTTACTTTTACTCCATCAAGCACTCAGTACAGAATTCCTTTCCGGTCAAAACTTGCTCAGAAATGGG CTTTACAGGAGCTTGCTAAGAGGGAGGACAATGGGTAGGTGGTTGAAAGATCAAAAGGAGAGGAAAAAGCAGGAAATTAGGACCCATAACGCTCATTTGCATGCTGCAGTATCTGTGGCTGGTGTTGCTGCTGCTATTGCAGCGGTTGCagcatcaacaacatcaccTGAATTGCCTTGTGCCAACCAAAAGACCCCCGCTCCCCTGGCTACTGCTGCAATTGCATCTGCAGCAGCTTTAGTAGCCTCTCACTGCATTGAGATTGCCGAAGATATGGGAGCTGAACATGACCAAATCTTAACAGTAGTCAACTCCGCCATTAATGCAAAAACCAATGGAGATATAATGACTTTAACCGCCGGAGCAGCCACTG CCTTGCGAGGAGCTGCTACTCTAAAGGCAAGGCTGCAAAAGGGGCCTGGAGCAACTGGCATTCCTCTAGTTGAGGAAAAGTGTGACGAAAGCAAAGAAGCAAACATCTTGACAGCACTGGACTATGTTTTTAAAGGAGGAGAACTTCTCAAACGTACAAGAAAAG GAGATCTTCACTGGAAGCAAGTCTCTTTcaatataaattcaaatttgCAG GTTGTAGTCAAAATGAAAAGCAAGCATATGGCAGGAACATTCACAAAAAAGAAGAAAT ATATAGTGACCGGCGTTTGCAATGATATCCCAGCATGGCCTGGACGGGAGAGGGAAGACATCAATGAAAAGAGGGcatattttggaataaaaaCAACAGACAGGACCATAGCATTTGAATGTGGAAGTAAAGGAGACAAACAGTTCTGGCTTGAGGGTATCCAGTATATGTTGAATTGCCGTGTCAaagtaacattataa